A part of Roseitalea porphyridii genomic DNA contains:
- a CDS encoding rhomboid family intramembrane serine protease, whose product MFVPLHDANRLKHIDLQYVTLGLIAANVLVFVFVNLVATEEGLYATVFSLGYTPAVVNDFSELPPELVLIPEELSLVSYAFLHGDFWHLGGNMLFLWVFGDNVEDALGHVKFFVFYILCAIAGALAHGLMDPASAAPLIGASGAVAGIVGAYLLLHPKVRVWVLVLGRVPLPLPAWIPLLFWVGFQFAMLAFLGDDQVSWAAHVGGIIAGMALVLVLRRRGVPLFDREVQAPKAVEVEADKPPTHGPWGRG is encoded by the coding sequence ATGTTCGTGCCGCTGCATGATGCCAACCGGCTCAAGCACATCGACCTTCAATATGTGACGCTGGGGCTGATCGCCGCAAACGTGCTCGTCTTCGTGTTCGTCAACCTGGTGGCGACCGAGGAAGGGCTCTACGCCACGGTCTTCTCGCTCGGCTACACGCCCGCGGTGGTCAACGACTTCTCCGAACTGCCGCCCGAACTCGTGCTGATCCCCGAGGAGCTTTCGCTGGTCAGCTACGCGTTCCTGCACGGCGACTTCTGGCATCTTGGCGGCAACATGCTGTTCCTGTGGGTGTTCGGCGACAATGTCGAGGACGCGTTGGGCCATGTGAAGTTCTTCGTCTTCTACATACTGTGCGCGATCGCCGGTGCGCTGGCGCACGGGTTGATGGATCCGGCCTCGGCGGCGCCGCTGATCGGCGCCTCGGGTGCGGTCGCCGGCATCGTCGGCGCCTATCTGCTGCTGCATCCGAAGGTCCGCGTCTGGGTGCTGGTTCTGGGCCGCGTTCCGCTGCCGCTGCCCGCCTGGATCCCGCTGCTGTTCTGGGTCGGCTTCCAATTCGCGATGCTGGCCTTTCTCGGCGACGATCAGGTCTCCTGGGCGGCGCATGTCGGCGGCATCATCGCCGGCATGGCGCTGGTCCTGGTGCTGCGCCGGCGCGGGGTGCCGCTGTTCGACCGCGAAGTGCAGGCGCCGAAGGCTGTCGAGGTCGAGGCCGACAAGCCGCCGACACACGGACCCTGGGGACGCGGCTAG
- a CDS encoding electron transfer flavoprotein subunit alpha/FixB family protein produces the protein MTILLVAEHDNQTLSDQTAKALSAAKDIGGDVHVLVAGKGAQAVADQAGKLDGVAKVLLAEEAALEHQLAEPMAALIVGLADGYDAFVAAATTNGKNIMPRVAALLDVMQLSDITEVVSADTFKRPIYAGNAIQTVQSSDAKKVITVRTASFNAVGEGGSATVETIDAPADPGLSSYVSTELSGGDRPELTSAKIIISGGRALGSSDKFEEVILPVADKLGAAVGASRAAVDAGYAPNDWQVGQTGKVVAPDLYIACGISGAIQHLAGMKDSKVIVAINKDEDAPIFQVADYGLVADLFDVLPELEKAL, from the coding sequence ATGACCATTTTGCTCGTAGCCGAACATGACAACCAAACCCTGTCGGATCAGACGGCCAAGGCGCTGAGCGCCGCCAAGGACATCGGCGGCGACGTCCATGTGCTGGTCGCCGGCAAGGGCGCGCAGGCGGTGGCCGATCAGGCCGGCAAGCTCGACGGCGTCGCCAAGGTGCTGCTCGCCGAGGAGGCCGCGCTCGAACACCAGCTCGCCGAACCTATGGCGGCGCTGATCGTCGGTCTCGCCGACGGCTATGACGCGTTCGTCGCCGCCGCCACGACCAACGGCAAGAACATCATGCCGCGGGTCGCAGCCCTGCTCGACGTGATGCAGCTTTCCGACATCACCGAGGTCGTGTCGGCCGACACGTTCAAGCGCCCGATCTATGCCGGCAACGCGATCCAGACCGTCCAGTCCTCGGACGCCAAGAAGGTGATCACCGTGCGCACCGCCTCGTTCAACGCGGTGGGCGAGGGCGGCAGCGCCACCGTCGAGACGATCGACGCGCCGGCCGATCCGGGCCTTTCGTCCTACGTGTCGACGGAACTTTCGGGCGGAGATCGGCCAGAATTGACCTCGGCGAAGATCATCATCTCAGGCGGTCGCGCGCTTGGTTCTTCCGACAAGTTCGAGGAGGTGATCCTGCCGGTTGCCGACAAGCTGGGCGCGGCGGTCGGCGCCTCGCGCGCGGCGGTCGATGCGGGCTATGCGCCCAATGACTGGCAGGTGGGACAGACCGGCAAGGTGGTGGCTCCCGACCTCTACATCGCCTGCGGCATCTCGGGGGCGATCCAGCATCTGGCCGGCATGAAGGACTCAAAAGTCATCGTCGCCATCAACAAGGACGAGGACGCGCCGATCTTCCAGGTTGCCGACTATGGCCTCGTCGCCGATCTGTTCGACGTTCTGCCGGAACTCGAAAAGGCGCTTTGA
- a CDS encoding cob(I)yrinic acid a,c-diamide adenosyltransferase yields MVVLNKIYTKTGDDGTTALGTGERRLKYDTRVAAYGTVDETNACIGMARLQTGGDPDLDRMLSRIQNDLFDLGADLATPETEEKLEYEPLRVTDTQVSRIEADIDALNAGLAPLRSFVLPGGSAAAAALHLARTVARRAEREMVELAEMPGEHVNPAALKYMNRVSDFLFVAARVVNDNGARDVLWVPGKNR; encoded by the coding sequence ATGGTCGTTCTGAACAAGATCTACACCAAGACCGGAGATGACGGCACCACGGCGCTCGGAACCGGCGAGCGCCGGCTGAAGTACGACACGCGCGTGGCGGCTTACGGCACGGTCGACGAGACCAATGCCTGCATCGGCATGGCGCGGCTGCAGACCGGCGGCGATCCCGATCTCGACCGGATGCTTTCGCGCATCCAGAACGATCTGTTCGACCTTGGCGCCGATCTGGCGACGCCCGAGACCGAAGAGAAGCTCGAATACGAACCGCTGCGGGTTACCGATACGCAGGTGTCGCGCATCGAGGCCGATATCGACGCGCTCAATGCCGGACTGGCGCCGCTGCGCTCGTTCGTGCTGCCGGGCGGTTCTGCCGCCGCCGCCGCGCTTCACCTGGCGCGGACGGTGGCGCGCCGGGCCGAGCGCGAGATGGTGGAACTGGCCGAAATGCCCGGCGAGCACGTCAATCCGGCCGCGCTCAAATACATGAACCGCGTTTCCGATTTCCTGTTCGTGGCGGCGCGCGTCGTCAACGACAATGGCGCGCGCGACGTGCTCTGGGTGCCCGGCAAGAACCGCTGA
- a CDS encoding RNA polymerase sigma factor gives MLAVLQACVWRFPMSVHHAATTVSGAACREPATAVHHCLVEHRRDYLRYVRGRLSSPDEADDAFQDFCVRAIRCAGAPDDLPGARAWLRCVLRSTIVDHYRRRAARRRGEDAYRLEPHETQAELASDDAPACRCVAVALAGLRPDQAELLRRLDLDEEPRSAVANDEGVTVNALGVRLHRARHALRTAIGDVCATCGEGRFAECDC, from the coding sequence GTGCTGGCCGTCTTGCAAGCCTGTGTCTGGAGATTTCCCATGTCTGTCCATCATGCCGCCACAACGGTATCGGGCGCGGCCTGCCGCGAGCCCGCAACGGCCGTTCACCACTGCCTTGTCGAACACCGCAGGGATTATCTGCGCTATGTCCGAGGGCGCCTCAGCAGCCCGGACGAGGCCGACGACGCATTTCAGGATTTCTGTGTGAGGGCGATCCGCTGCGCCGGCGCGCCCGACGACCTGCCCGGCGCCAGAGCCTGGCTGCGCTGCGTCCTGCGTTCGACGATCGTCGACCACTATCGTCGGCGCGCGGCCCGAAGGCGCGGCGAGGACGCCTATCGCCTCGAACCGCACGAGACGCAGGCCGAGTTGGCAAGCGACGATGCGCCGGCCTGCCGGTGCGTGGCCGTCGCGCTCGCCGGCCTTCGCCCCGATCAGGCCGAATTGCTCCGTCGGCTCGATCTTGATGAGGAGCCTCGATCCGCTGTCGCCAACGATGAAGGCGTAACTGTCAACGCCTTGGGGGTGCGCCTGCACCGGGCGCGCCATGCGCTGAGAACGGCCATCGGCGATGTTTGCGCGACCTGCGGCGAGGGCCGCTTCGCCGAATGCGATTGCTGA
- a CDS encoding bifunctional helix-turn-helix transcriptional regulator/GNAT family N-acetyltransferase: MTTTAIHRFRRFSRAVTREVGALDDSFLGRGRPLGAARVLNAIGHGREDVADIRDYLNLDSGLMSRLLRSLEEEGLVATKPHPQDGRRRVAQLTAAGRREFAAYEDLSNARAETFLSGQHGTEALLAAMDLIATVIGRQDIAIEAVDPASDDARFCLEAYYAELAERFEEGFEVSLSRDPDAADMRRPHGTFLVASSDGLPVGCVGLKGNGSRMGEVKRLWVAPHARGIGLGKRLMRAVEDEARALSMQVLRLDTNRALPEAYALYKRDGWTEIDRFNDDPYPDHFFEKRLDAEATA, encoded by the coding sequence ATGACGACCACAGCAATCCACCGATTCCGCCGTTTCAGTCGCGCCGTGACCCGAGAGGTGGGGGCGCTCGATGATTCGTTTCTCGGCCGTGGTCGGCCGCTCGGCGCGGCACGCGTTCTCAATGCGATCGGCCATGGCCGCGAGGACGTCGCCGACATCCGCGACTATCTGAACCTCGATTCTGGCCTGATGAGCCGCCTGCTGCGCAGCCTCGAGGAGGAAGGGCTGGTCGCCACGAAGCCCCATCCCCAGGACGGGCGACGGCGTGTGGCGCAGCTGACGGCGGCGGGCCGGCGCGAATTCGCCGCCTACGAAGACCTGTCGAATGCCCGCGCCGAGACCTTCCTGTCCGGCCAGCACGGCACCGAGGCGCTGCTCGCGGCCATGGACCTGATCGCCACGGTAATCGGCCGGCAGGACATCGCCATCGAAGCGGTGGACCCGGCCAGCGACGACGCCCGCTTCTGTCTTGAAGCCTACTATGCGGAACTCGCCGAGCGCTTCGAAGAGGGTTTCGAGGTCTCCCTGTCGCGCGATCCCGACGCCGCGGACATGCGCCGCCCGCACGGCACCTTTCTCGTCGCGTCCTCCGACGGCCTGCCGGTCGGTTGCGTCGGCCTGAAGGGCAATGGCTCACGGATGGGCGAGGTCAAGCGCCTGTGGGTTGCCCCGCACGCACGCGGGATCGGTCTCGGAAAACGCTTGATGCGAGCCGTCGAGGACGAGGCGCGGGCGTTGTCGATGCAAGTGCTGCGGCTCGACACGAACCGGGCCCTGCCCGAGGCCTATGCGCTCTACAAGCGCGACGGCTGGACCGAGATCGACCGCTTCAACGACGACCCCTATCCGGATCACTTCTTCGAAAAGCGTCTCGACGCCGAAGCGACGGCCTGA
- a CDS encoding M23 family metallopeptidase, which produces MGDEPAIAGTARRAPDRREISLRWLTGTFLTGLTSTTLMGAALFAALDGKQFLATPPEVASRASHPHEDAQPGVKTARLVGMSILASEPPSDRRRMSVSTVTRTSDADVVRTRPFEHLSITLAAARSVETEYPPFNPLTIFSESGETEPEPAEDLSTRSLIYGASIETGASIRVTDFVFNDEETYDTAFEISLAEAEEAVRERADVLIEGAIEVASLHYVDPRRFGVDDPLLAGIASTGAQARIVPQNVSIAEPAEDGTEIKYAEDLIEVHETTELEALMKSAGHPGGGEMAQALATLLNATSLRGGHTIRLGLLDEGQAEAGRVIRATVYAGRDHVLTIALNDQEQFVPAPEPVDSGIMRHARQQATEPAPPPRDMPSIYDAIYRGVLAYELPQSLAAQIVRMVAADVDFRSPVTPGDSLELFYSVPEEGVSDAAREVLFVRATFGGQSRKFYKFRSADGTTDYYDEEGRSARQFLLRNPVPTGKFRSGFGMRRHPILGYSRMHWGADWAAPRGTPIIAPGHGTVVKAGWNSGYGKQTVIRHANGYETSYSHQTRFAKGIAAGAKVRQGQVIGYVGSTGLSTGPHLHYEMSVNGKRVDPMRVRLPDGKTLSGAELVAFKRERDRINTLLEIDLEETTEVASADG; this is translated from the coding sequence GTGGGAGACGAGCCTGCCATTGCCGGCACCGCCCGGCGCGCGCCGGACCGGCGCGAGATTTCGCTGCGCTGGCTGACCGGAACCTTCCTGACCGGACTGACCTCCACCACGCTGATGGGAGCGGCCCTTTTCGCGGCCCTCGACGGCAAGCAGTTTCTGGCCACCCCGCCCGAGGTCGCCTCGCGCGCGAGCCATCCCCATGAAGACGCGCAGCCCGGCGTGAAGACGGCGCGGCTGGTCGGCATGAGCATCCTCGCTTCCGAGCCGCCCAGCGACCGGCGCCGCATGAGCGTGTCGACGGTCACCCGCACAAGCGATGCCGACGTCGTGCGCACCCGGCCTTTCGAGCACCTGTCGATCACGCTCGCGGCGGCGCGTTCGGTCGAGACCGAGTACCCGCCGTTCAATCCCCTGACCATCTTCTCGGAATCCGGCGAGACCGAACCCGAACCCGCCGAGGACCTGTCGACCCGCAGCCTCATCTATGGCGCGAGCATCGAGACCGGCGCGTCGATCCGGGTGACCGACTTCGTCTTCAACGACGAGGAGACCTATGACACCGCGTTCGAGATCAGCCTGGCCGAAGCGGAAGAGGCCGTCCGCGAACGCGCCGACGTGCTGATCGAGGGCGCCATCGAGGTCGCCTCTCTGCATTATGTCGACCCGCGCCGTTTCGGCGTGGACGACCCGCTTCTCGCCGGCATCGCAAGCACCGGCGCGCAGGCCCGGATCGTGCCGCAGAACGTATCGATCGCCGAACCGGCCGAAGACGGCACGGAAATCAAGTATGCCGAGGACCTGATCGAGGTCCACGAGACGACCGAACTTGAAGCGCTGATGAAATCGGCCGGCCATCCTGGCGGCGGCGAGATGGCCCAGGCTCTCGCAACCCTGCTGAACGCCACTTCGCTGCGCGGCGGCCACACCATCCGGCTCGGCCTGCTCGACGAAGGACAGGCCGAGGCAGGACGCGTCATCCGCGCGACGGTCTATGCCGGCCGCGATCATGTGCTGACCATCGCGCTCAACGACCAGGAACAGTTCGTGCCGGCGCCCGAGCCCGTCGACAGCGGCATCATGCGCCATGCCCGCCAGCAGGCGACCGAGCCGGCACCGCCGCCGCGCGACATGCCGTCCATCTATGATGCGATCTATCGCGGCGTGCTGGCCTACGAGCTGCCGCAGTCGCTGGCCGCGCAGATCGTGCGCATGGTTGCCGCCGATGTCGATTTCCGGTCGCCGGTCACGCCCGGCGATTCGCTCGAACTCTTCTATTCGGTGCCCGAGGAAGGCGTCAGCGACGCCGCGCGCGAGGTCCTGTTCGTGCGCGCCACCTTCGGCGGCCAGTCGCGCAAGTTCTACAAGTTCCGCAGCGCCGACGGCACCACCGACTATTATGACGAGGAAGGCCGCAGCGCCCGGCAGTTCCTGCTGCGCAATCCCGTGCCGACCGGCAAGTTCCGGTCCGGCTTCGGCATGCGCCGTCACCCGATCCTTGGCTATTCGCGCATGCACTGGGGTGCCGACTGGGCCGCCCCGCGCGGCACCCCGATCATCGCGCCGGGCCATGGCACCGTGGTCAAGGCCGGCTGGAACAGCGGCTACGGCAAGCAGACCGTGATCCGCCACGCCAATGGCTACGAGACCTCCTATTCGCACCAGACGCGCTTCGCCAAGGGCATCGCCGCCGGTGCCAAGGTCCGCCAGGGCCAGGTGATCGGCTATGTGGGCTCGACCGGCCTGTCGACCGGCCCCCACCTGCACTACGAGATGAGCGTCAACGGCAAGCGCGTCGACCCGATGCGCGTGCGCCTGCCCGACGGCAAGACACTGTCCGGCGCCGAACTGGTCGCCTTCAAGCGCGAACGCGACCGGATCAACACGCTTCTGGAAATCGACCTCGAAGAGACGACCGAAGTCGCCAGCGCCGACGGCTGA
- a CDS encoding YHS domain-containing protein, translating to MIVQDPVCGRHLTIDQVFASADHEGWECFFCSAVCAGRFRKQPALFAQAARQTNRKQDA from the coding sequence ATGATCGTTCAGGACCCCGTCTGCGGTCGCCATCTGACGATCGATCAGGTGTTCGCCAGCGCTGACCATGAGGGCTGGGAATGTTTCTTCTGCTCGGCGGTCTGTGCCGGACGGTTCCGCAAGCAGCCGGCTCTGTTCGCCCAGGCCGCCCGCCAAACCAACCGCAAACAGGACGCCTGA
- a CDS encoding ferric reductase-like transmembrane domain-containing protein, with protein sequence MSDDTSGGGRLARRWRGPLGRNLVVIVLAAALVAGFAAVHAQWSPMHRWNRAFGDASFLLLALAMAMGATARLWRSAGRLIAFRRELGVYATLLAIVHLVIILAGWVTWDLWRLFGFELHPQLGRYVMVQHGFGLANAIGLVALALAIPLALTSNDVSVRRLGAQTWKVLQMGAVPLWWLSVAHVGYFLFAHFLSFHRATPEPNPLQWPFVGLLFAVVSLRLAAFVAASARPRDLCRPA encoded by the coding sequence ATGAGCGATGACACATCCGGCGGCGGCCGCCTCGCAAGGCGGTGGAGAGGCCCGCTCGGACGCAATCTTGTCGTGATCGTGCTGGCGGCGGCGCTGGTCGCCGGCTTTGCCGCCGTCCATGCCCAGTGGAGCCCGATGCATCGCTGGAACCGGGCGTTCGGCGATGCGTCCTTCCTGTTGCTGGCGCTCGCCATGGCCATGGGCGCAACGGCCAGACTGTGGCGCTCGGCGGGCCGGCTGATCGCCTTTCGGCGCGAACTGGGCGTCTATGCCACGCTGCTCGCCATCGTGCATCTGGTCATCATCCTGGCCGGCTGGGTGACATGGGATCTGTGGCGCCTGTTCGGCTTCGAGCTCCATCCCCAGCTCGGCCGCTACGTGATGGTGCAGCACGGCTTCGGGCTGGCCAACGCCATCGGTCTGGTCGCGCTGGCGCTGGCGATCCCGCTGGCACTGACCTCCAACGACGTGTCGGTGCGCCGGCTGGGCGCGCAGACATGGAAGGTGCTGCAGATGGGCGCGGTGCCGCTGTGGTGGCTCAGCGTCGCCCATGTGGGCTATTTCCTTTTTGCGCATTTCTTGAGCTTTCACCGCGCAACCCCCGAGCCCAATCCGCTGCAATGGCCGTTCGTCGGCCTGTTGTTCGCGGTTGTGAGCCTGAGGCTCGCAGCCTTCGTTGCGGCCAGCGCCCGCCCGCGCGACCTGTGCCGCCCGGCCTGA
- a CDS encoding electron transfer flavoprotein subunit beta/FixA family protein — MKILVPVKRVVDYNVKIRVKPDGSGVELANVKMSMNPFDEISVEQAIRMKEAGQADEIVIVSIGPDKATETIRTALAMGADRGILIKHDDIVEPLAVAKMLKGVVEAEEPGLVILGKQAIDDDANQTGQMLAALLGWSQGTFASKVEIDGDKAKVTREIDGGLQTIEIAMPAIVTTDLRLNEPRYASLPNIMKAKKKPIEEKAPADFGVDPAPRLQVLKTEEPEGRKAGIKVADVNELVDKLKNEAGVL; from the coding sequence ATGAAGATATTGGTGCCCGTCAAGCGGGTGGTCGACTACAACGTGAAGATCCGGGTCAAGCCGGACGGCTCGGGCGTCGAGCTCGCCAACGTGAAGATGTCGATGAACCCCTTCGACGAGATTTCCGTCGAGCAGGCCATCCGGATGAAGGAAGCCGGCCAGGCCGACGAGATCGTCATCGTGTCGATCGGCCCGGACAAGGCGACCGAGACGATCCGCACCGCGCTCGCCATGGGCGCCGACCGGGGCATCCTGATCAAGCATGACGATATCGTGGAGCCGCTGGCGGTGGCCAAGATGCTCAAGGGCGTCGTCGAGGCCGAGGAGCCCGGTCTTGTCATCCTCGGCAAGCAGGCGATCGACGACGACGCCAACCAGACCGGCCAGATGCTGGCCGCGCTGCTGGGCTGGAGCCAGGGCACCTTCGCCTCCAAGGTCGAGATCGATGGCGACAAGGCCAAGGTCACGCGGGAAATCGACGGCGGCCTGCAGACGATCGAGATCGCCATGCCGGCGATCGTGACCACCGATCTGCGGCTTAACGAGCCGCGCTACGCTTCGCTTCCCAACATCATGAAGGCCAAGAAGAAGCCGATCGAGGAGAAGGCTCCGGCCGACTTCGGCGTCGATCCGGCGCCGCGTCTTCAGGTGCTCAAGACCGAGGAACCCGAAGGCCGCAAGGCGGGTATCAAGGTGGCCGACGTGAACGAGCTTGTCGACAAGCTCAAAAACGAAGCCGGCGTTCTTTAG
- a CDS encoding DUF5676 family membrane protein: MNTVRTAPATTTGRIPLFAFGMSLGFFLAITFVLCVAFDLVVPGQAMYRTWLGLIPWFDWLSWPDFIWGLGVSFLYGWYIALIFAPLYNWFAGRAAR; encoded by the coding sequence ATGAACACTGTCCGAACCGCGCCCGCCACGACGACCGGCCGCATCCCCCTATTCGCCTTCGGAATGAGTCTGGGGTTCTTCCTGGCGATCACCTTCGTTCTCTGCGTCGCCTTCGACCTCGTCGTGCCCGGTCAGGCCATGTATCGCACCTGGCTCGGCCTGATTCCCTGGTTCGACTGGCTGAGCTGGCCCGACTTTATCTGGGGCCTTGGCGTCTCGTTTCTCTATGGCTGGTACATCGCACTGATCTTCGCGCCGCTCTATAACTGGTTCGCCGGTAGGGCGGCACGATGA
- a CDS encoding MFS transporter: MLIAAILASSMGFIDGSVISIATPAIRATLPATLAEALWINNAYMLFLSSLILIGGAAGDRYGLRRMFIIGIAIFTGASIACTIAPNAEILIVARAVQGLGAAIMVPGSLAIIAKAYPANERGKAIGIWAAASALTTAAGPILGGAALSLFGEQAWRLLFAINLPFGAVALGMLWFLVPPDEAEGGRRLDVVGGALITLALLVLAFGLTGTGGEGSVPDPGSVATAVMVSAVLVAVFVWWERRAAVPMVPLSLFRIRAFSGANLLTFSLYFGLSAMLFYLPMTVIGGWGVTEAAAAITFVPITVFVGLLSGRAGDYAGKHGAALPVTAGALIVASAYAILAVTVHWQNFWLGVLPLMVLSAFGMSLLVSPLSTAVMTSVDDEQTGTASGINNAVSRVAGLVAVAAMGLLAAALYPMLMPPGAETSFGEILEGTSQARAADHAAATTNVFSTIALVTAVLSALSAVIAWTTLPRTGQAEPQRT; this comes from the coding sequence GTGCTGATCGCCGCTATCCTCGCCTCCTCCATGGGGTTCATCGACGGCTCGGTGATCTCGATCGCGACGCCGGCGATCCGTGCCACGCTGCCGGCGACGCTTGCCGAGGCGCTGTGGATCAACAACGCCTACATGCTGTTCCTGTCCTCGCTCATCCTGATCGGCGGGGCGGCGGGCGACCGCTACGGGCTGCGGCGGATGTTCATCATCGGCATCGCCATCTTCACCGGCGCCTCGATCGCATGCACGATCGCGCCGAATGCGGAAATCCTGATCGTCGCGCGCGCCGTGCAGGGCCTGGGCGCCGCGATCATGGTGCCGGGCAGCCTGGCGATCATCGCCAAGGCCTATCCGGCCAACGAGCGCGGCAAGGCGATCGGCATCTGGGCCGCCGCCTCGGCGCTGACCACGGCGGCCGGGCCAATCCTCGGCGGTGCTGCGCTGAGCCTTTTCGGCGAGCAGGCCTGGCGTCTTCTGTTCGCCATCAACCTGCCGTTCGGCGCGGTCGCGCTTGGCATGTTGTGGTTCCTGGTTCCGCCGGACGAGGCGGAGGGAGGCCGCCGCCTCGACGTGGTCGGCGGCGCGCTGATCACGCTGGCGCTTCTTGTTCTGGCGTTCGGGCTGACCGGCACGGGCGGGGAGGGGAGCGTGCCCGACCCGGGCTCGGTCGCGACGGCCGTCATGGTAAGCGCCGTGCTTGTGGCCGTTTTCGTGTGGTGGGAGCGCCGCGCGGCGGTGCCGATGGTGCCGCTGTCGCTGTTCCGGATACGCGCGTTTTCGGGCGCGAACCTTCTGACCTTCTCGCTCTATTTCGGCCTGTCGGCGATGCTGTTCTATCTGCCGATGACGGTGATCGGCGGCTGGGGCGTAACAGAGGCGGCCGCGGCGATCACGTTCGTGCCGATCACGGTCTTCGTCGGCCTTCTGTCCGGCAGGGCGGGCGATTATGCCGGAAAGCACGGCGCGGCGCTGCCGGTAACCGCGGGGGCGCTGATCGTGGCGAGCGCCTATGCGATCCTTGCCGTCACCGTGCACTGGCAGAACTTCTGGTTGGGCGTGCTGCCGCTGATGGTGCTGTCGGCGTTCGGCATGTCGCTGCTCGTCTCGCCGCTGTCGACGGCGGTGATGACCTCGGTCGATGACGAGCAGACCGGCACGGCCTCGGGCATCAACAATGCCGTTTCGCGCGTCGCGGGACTGGTGGCGGTGGCGGCCATGGGGCTTCTGGCGGCCGCGCTCTATCCGATGCTGATGCCGCCGGGCGCCGAAACGAGCTTCGGCGAGATCCTCGAGGGGACATCACAGGCGCGCGCCGCCGATCACGCTGCGGCGACGACGAACGTCTTCTCGACGATCGCGCTCGTCACGGCGGTCTTGTCTGCGCTGTCGGCGGTGATCGCCTGGACGACGTTGCCGCGCACAGGCCAAGCCGAGCCGCAACGGACATAG
- the petA gene encoding ubiquinol-cytochrome c reductase iron-sulfur subunit: MTGASDEEVWPPPVERRDFLYVATGMMGAVGAAAALWPFIDAMNPSADIQAVAEIEVDLEPVEPGQRVTVTWRSQPIFIDRRTPERIAEARADDDAPDLRDPATDASRVQREEWLIVVGICTHLGCVPDGQMPGGRRGDWNGWFCPCHGSHYDTSGRIRKGPAPLNLVVPPYAFLNDTTVTIG, encoded by the coding sequence ATGACCGGGGCATCGGACGAGGAAGTCTGGCCGCCGCCGGTCGAGCGCCGCGATTTTCTCTACGTCGCCACCGGCATGATGGGCGCGGTCGGCGCCGCTGCGGCCCTTTGGCCGTTCATCGACGCCATGAACCCGTCCGCCGACATACAAGCGGTCGCGGAAATCGAGGTCGACCTTGAACCGGTCGAGCCGGGCCAGCGCGTCACCGTGACCTGGCGCAGCCAGCCCATCTTCATCGACCGCCGCACGCCCGAGCGGATCGCAGAGGCCAGGGCCGATGACGACGCACCGGATCTCAGGGATCCGGCGACGGATGCCTCCCGGGTCCAACGCGAGGAATGGCTGATCGTCGTCGGTATCTGCACCCATCTGGGCTGCGTGCCGGACGGCCAGATGCCCGGCGGCCGGCGCGGCGACTGGAACGGCTGGTTCTGCCCCTGCCACGGCTCGCACTACGACACCTCCGGCCGCATCCGCAAAGGCCCGGCGCCGCTCAATCTCGTCGTCCCGCCCTATGCGTTCCTGAACGACACGACCGTCACGATCGGCTGA
- a CDS encoding DUF1236 domain-containing protein, whose translation MKRTILTATVAAIAALAAVPAHADTTAQATTDLNIRSGPGPQYEPIGVIAGGDNVVVDGCVEASSWCQVSYEGQTGWSYGEYLQASVQNEQVVVVERRDQLQVPFVSYDGGSEGAAVGAAGGAITGALIGGPVGAAVGGVAGAVGGAAIDPPQPVGTYVVENPAEPVYLEGEVVVGAGVPETVQLTPVPDYDYQYAYLNGQPVLIDPQTRQIVHVYR comes from the coding sequence ATGAAACGCACGATCCTGACCGCAACCGTCGCAGCCATCGCGGCACTGGCCGCCGTTCCGGCACACGCCGACACGACGGCGCAGGCAACGACCGATCTGAACATCCGCTCAGGCCCCGGCCCGCAGTACGAGCCCATCGGCGTGATCGCCGGCGGCGACAATGTCGTCGTTGACGGCTGCGTGGAAGCCAGTTCCTGGTGCCAGGTCAGCTATGAAGGGCAGACCGGCTGGTCCTATGGCGAGTACCTGCAGGCCAGCGTTCAGAACGAACAGGTGGTGGTCGTCGAACGCCGCGACCAGCTGCAGGTGCCGTTCGTTTCCTATGACGGTGGCAGCGAAGGCGCGGCCGTCGGTGCAGCCGGCGGTGCGATTACCGGCGCCCTGATCGGCGGACCGGTCGGCGCGGCGGTCGGCGGCGTCGCAGGCGCCGTTGGTGGCGCGGCGATCGACCCGCCGCAGCCGGTCGGCACCTATGTCGTCGAGAACCCGGCCGAACCGGTCTATCTGGAAGGCGAGGTGGTCGTCGGTGCGGGCGTGCCCGAGACCGTGCAGCTGACGCCGGTGCCCGACTATGACTACCAGTATGCCTACCTCAACGGTCAGCCGGTTCTGATCGACCCGCAGACGCGGCAGATCGTCCACGTCTATCGCTGA